Proteins from a genomic interval of Trichoderma breve strain T069 chromosome 2, whole genome shotgun sequence:
- a CDS encoding isochorismatase family domain-containing protein has translation MPESSYRGRLTRDNAVLLIVDHQVGLYTGVRDIDTLELKHNILGLTKAAVALKVPVVVTTTTESMWGPLIPELQEVLPGIERIERTTVNAWDDERVVAAVKATGRKNLIVTGISTDVCLAFPAMAALVDNYTTYAVVDASGSFTKRQSEMGVLRMTQAGVIPVCYSNVAVEILADNVASESAEVYAALGMPFAGLVYGLQQYFSVN, from the coding sequence ATGCCGGAGAGTTCTTATCGAGGTCGCTTAACGCGAGACAATGCAGTTTTGCTCATCGTGGACCATCAAGTGGGCCTCTACACGGGAGTTCGCGACATTGACACCCTAGAGCTTAAGCACAACATACTGGGTCTGACAAAGGCTGCTGTAGCCCTTAAAGTTCCGGTGGTTGTTACCACAACGACTGAAAGCATGTGGGGGCCTTTGATCCCAGAACTCCAGGAAGTGTTACCTGGCATTGAACGAATTGAACGCACAACTGTCAATGCCTGGGATGATGAGCGTGTTGTTGCGGCTGTGAAGGCTACGGGTCGGAAGAATCTGATTGTTACTGGCATTTCGACCGACGTATGCTTAGCGTTTCCGGCAATGGCTGCTCTCGTAGACAACTATACGACTTATGCCGTTGTAGATGCCTCTGGTAGCTTTACGAAGCGCCAATCGGAGATGGGTGTCCTCCGTATGACTCAAGCCGGCGTCATTCCTGTCTGTTATTCCAATGTCGCTGTTGAGATTCTGGCAGATAATGTTGCTTCTGAATCAGCTGAGGTTTATGCCGCTCTGGGTATGCCATTTGCTGGACTGGTATATGGGCTACAACAATACTTCTCGGTTAACTAG